One Triticum dicoccoides isolate Atlit2015 ecotype Zavitan chromosome 5B, WEW_v2.0, whole genome shotgun sequence genomic window carries:
- the LOC119309814 gene encoding pentatricopeptide repeat-containing protein At5g56310-like has translation MASEAPRPPRHPPPLPPNLPPHTPYSRALQQRLYLLAQHARRRRGLHPGTATSLRALDQLHAQLLLNGFHRKRFLLAKLISLAAAAADLPRAEALFLSSTSSSPQHPPAPEPPTLANLLLRAAAASRARPRQLLSLFSRLVGLHGFRPNAFSFSTLFAALSGAGAGAAPHGAALHASALAGGFALSNSHVMTSLLDMYAAAGQLADARKVFDEMPDRTAAAWNCMLSAYVRCREVDAALRFFGEMPGRDAVAWTTVIAGCAGAGRAAEAVDLFWSMRKARVKDDSVTMVALLTACAELGDLRLGRWIHARVDQEGHLQRSVSLDNALIHMYVKCGAVEDAHGMFLEMPRRSTVSWTTMISGLAVHGRAEEALELFNRMEERPDGTTLFAVLSACSHSGKVDDGRQYFESMERVYGIAPEIQHYGCMVDMLCRSRRLHEALELAETMPLQSNEAVWGALLSGCKREDNLELAAKVIDRLTELQPDRAAGHLVLLSNMYAGVGQWEQARIVRERVAALHAGKPAGGSWVNQNETSMLVA, from the coding sequence ATGGCTAGCGAagcccctcgtcctcctcgtcatcCTCCGCCCCTCCCACCCAACCTGCCACCTCACACCCCCTACTCCCGCGCGCTGCAGCAGCGCCTCTACCTCCTCGCGCagcacgcccgccgccgccgcggtctCCACCCGGGCACCGCCACCTCCCTCCGCGCGCTCGACCAGCTCCACGCGCAGCTCCTCCTCAACGGCTTCCACCGCAAGCGCTTCCTCCTCGCCAAGCTcatctccctcgccgccgccgccgccgacctcccccGCGCCGAGGCCCTCTTCCTCTCCTCGACCTCGTCCTCCCCGCAGCACCCGCCCGCGCCCGAGCCCCCCACCCTCGCCAAcctcctcctccgcgccgccgcggcGTCCCGCGCGCGGCCTCgccagctcctctccctcttctcccgcCTCGTCGGCCTCCACGGGTTCCGCCCCAACGCCTTCTCCTTCTCCACGCTCTTCGCCGCCCTCtccggcgcgggcgcgggcgcggcccCCCACGGGGCCGCCCTCCACGCGAGCGCGCTCGCCGGCGGGTTCGCGCTGTCCAACTCGCACGTCATGACCAGCCTCCTTGACATGTACGCCGCGGCCGGGCAGCTCGCGGATGCCAGgaaggtgttcgacgaaatgcccgaCAGGACGGCGGCGGCGTGGAACTGCATGCTTTCTGCTTACGTGCGGTGCCGTGAGGTGGATGCGGCTCTGCGTTTCTTCGGTGAGATGCCTGGGAGGGACGCGGTGGCCTGGACGACGGTGATAGCTGGGTGTGCCGGTGCTGGGAGGGCCGCGGAGGCGGTTGATCTGTTCTGGAGCATGAGGAAGGCAAGGGTCAAGGATGACTCGGTGACGATGGTTGCCTTGCTGACAGCGTGTGCCGAGTTGGGGGACCTGCGTCTCGGGCGATGGATACATGCACGGGTGGACCAGGAAGGCCATTTGCAGAGGAGCGTGTCGCTAGACAATGCCCTCATCCATATGTATGTGAAGTGTGGGGCTGTGGAGGACGCGCACGGCATGTTTCTCGAGATGCCGAGGCGGAGTACCGTCTCATGGACCACAATGATTTCCGGGCTCGCCGTCCATGGTCGTGCCGAGGAGGCTCTAGAATTGTTTAACAGGATGGAGGAACGTCCTGATGGCACAACGCTGTTCGCTGTGCTGTCTGCTTGCAGCCATTCAGGGAAGGTTGACGATGGACGGCAATACTTTGAGAGCATGGAGAGAGTTTATGGGATTGCCCCAGAGATACAACACTATGGATGCATGGTTGACATGCTCTGCCGCAGCAGACGATTGCACGAAGCACTCGAGCTCGCGGAGACAATGCCATTGCAATCTAATGAGGCCGTGTGGGGTGCACTATTGAGTGGATGCAAGAGGGAAGATAATCTTGAACTTGCAGCCAAAGTAATTGATAGATTGACTGAGCTACAGCCTGATCGAGCAGCTGGGCACCTTGTGCTCCTATCAAACATGTATGCGGGTGTTGGTCAGTGGGAGCAGGCTCGGATTGTGAGGGAAAGAGTGGCTGCACTGCATGCCGGGAAGCCTGCTGGAGGGAGCTGGGTGAATCAAAACGAGACCAGCATGTTGGTAGCATGA
- the LOC119309815 gene encoding uncharacterized protein LOC119309815, whose product MCVQRGRKPPGILDGLYGIQIARRLPQAQSKGEAVRTSFTDSPTCEHQNGGRTVTQQHQRLLIRRLWQQRPSCLKPIHCGITCDKHAGETFANVVTSLPFIVLGLQTPRKNLNAAIYANSLVGVGIASGLYHSSRGEVRKILRWADYTMIATTTLCLSRAVRNENPGLLMAASTLLLPFQPFMVSAVHTGMMEVSFAKRASVEPELRTVHNLHKMSSLLGGALFIADDYFPETPYIHAAWHLAAAIGIGTCNKLLG is encoded by the exons ATGTGTGTCCAGAGGGGTAGAAAACCCCCAGGCATCTTGGATGGGCTATACGGCATACAGATTGCTCGTCGACTACCGCAGGCACAGAGCAAAGGCGAAGCCGTCCGGACCAGTTTCACCGATTCGCCAACTTGTGAACACCAAAATGGCGGTAGAACGGTCACACAACAACATCAAAGACTGCTGATACG ACGACTGTGGCAGCAACGGCCCTCATGCTTGAAGCCCATCCACTGTGGCATTACAT GTGACAAGCATGCTGGTGAAACTTTTGCAAATGTTGTCACCTCTCTACCCTTCATCGTCCTTGGACTGCAGACACCAAG GAAGAACTTGAACGCTGCCATCTACGCCAACTCACTGGTTGGAGTAGGAATAGCTTCAGGCCTGTATCATTCTTCCCGAGGTGAGGTCAGAAAAATCCTGAGATGGGCCGACTATACTATGATTGCCACCACTACGCTG TGTTTATCCAGGGCAGTCAGAAATGAGAACCCAGGACTACTGATGGCAGCATCAACGTTGCTGCTGCCGTTTCAGCCTTTCATGGTTTCAGCTGTCCACACCGGAATGATGGAG GTTTCCTTCGCAAAGAGAGCATCAGTTGAACCAGAGCTCAGAACGGTACATAACCTGCACAAGATGTCATCTCTTTTGGGAGGTGCGCTGTTTATTGCCGACGATTACTTCCCAGAGACACCCTATATCCATGCTGCATGGCATCTTGCTGCTGCTATTGGCATTGGCACATGCAATAAGCTTCTCGGGTGA